The following proteins come from a genomic window of Henningerozyma blattae CBS 6284 chromosome 4, complete genome:
- the APQ12 gene encoding Apq12p (similar to Saccharomyces cerevisiae APQ12 (YIL040W); ancestral locus Anc_7.218), whose product MNPLSTTSTVLFPTETIGKDVEYFLTNALHYIIQVLQIMIPMIISFSRNYPTLFLVCTGIIFVYVIFSIICRIFTILKRLLFVALILMGFFIYARGSDQFINYDLPYLKKLIFQDENVYDVLIKWLYYLKNTTYDHSTAFYKFVTTTIRAVNNHPVNQ is encoded by the coding sequence atgaaTCCACTATCAACTACGTCAACAGTTCTCTTTCCTACCGAAACTATCGGAAAGGATGTGGAATACTTTCTTACTAATGCATTGcattatattattcaagTCCTTCAAATTATGATTCCAATGATCATCTCCTTTAGTAGAAATTACCCTACATTGTTTCTAGTCTGTACCGgtattatatttgtttatgTTATATTTAGTATCATCTGCCGTATCTTCACAATTCTGAAACGCCTGTTATTTGTAgctttaatattaatgggattttttatttatgcTCGTGGTTCAGATCAATTCATTAACTATGATCTTccttatttgaaaaaattaatatttcaagatGAAAATGTATATGATGTGTTAATCAAATGgttgtattatttgaagaatacAACATATGATCATTCAACCGCGTTCTATAAATTTGTAACAACAACCATTAGGGCAGTCAATAATCACCCAGTGAACCAGTAA
- the ISD11 gene encoding Isd11p (similar to Saccharomyces cerevisiae ISD11 (YER048W-A); ancestral locus Anc_7.219) yields the protein MPAPSRLQVLSLYKQLIKNANHFSDYNFRNYFLRRTRDTFKANKSLQDQAKLENFYKQGINDLGVLKRQSIVSQLYTFDKLVVEPIDKPTGT from the coding sequence ATGCCAGCACCTTCAAGATTACAAGTACTATCCCTatataaacaattaattaAGAATGCAAACCATTTCAGTGACTATAACTTCAGAAATTATTTCCTCCGCAGAACAAGAGACACCTTTAAAGCAAATAAATCACTACAGGATCAAGCCAAATTAGAGAATTTTTATAAGCAAGGAATCAATGATCTAGGTGTATTGAAGAGACAGAGCATCGTTTCTCAATTATATACATTTGATAAGTTAGTTGTGGAACCAATAGACAAGCCAACTGGAACCTAG